Proteins encoded by one window of Bradyrhizobium sp. B097:
- a CDS encoding acyl-CoA dehydrogenase family protein, whose product MSATEVSNDDVAGMLRDSLRGFLDEHWRPRGAAASSSPDEVSAIWRKLVGQGVAALGAEGGEGGLAEILVVMAELGRAGCPAPMWSAALANLAISGSQDDVVVDLLERPHSGKAIVAFSFGALDRDPGAGSVEVTDRKATGVLRFVETAGAATHLLVALDQAHLALIDLAGPGVECVATRAMGAWGLSEVRLNAAPLTCIPVGMVDLDDLRIKGKAASTARAYGAARRAFELAVDYARERHQFGQPIGKFQAIQHKLANCLIALEGVRLILEHAARLHDGGDDDWRYFADCASAFSGNALRQVSLETQHTFGAIGYAEEHEAPIHFKRVHLDTIALGGASDAKQRLAARLLDAGGAGLPQYDLGPAGNAFREQVRLWLEQNWTGDTKQAFDQRPFAKREFDASFAQSIGETGWIGLGWPEQFGGQARSPLEQIAFMETMERGEAPRIGAAIQANALMMFGTAEQQQKYLPEILRGEAMHGMGYSEPQAGSDLAALRTSAIRDGEHWVINGQKIWTTTWWGKYMFLAARTDKDAKPPHAGISMFIVPMDAPGITIRPSVTMYDGTFANIFYDNVRIPAENLVGEVNGGWKVLTGALAFERGLVGGGIVLKVAHAFEQLRLHVIGDPSLADDPLVRDRMATLASEIEIGRLLMMHCAELAADGMTPPEYGAISKVFSGELMERFGEAALDILGMRAALSEQMPGAIDNGRFEQNLRHSLMWVISIGTNEIQRSLIAQRALGLPR is encoded by the coding sequence GTGAGTGCGACCGAAGTGTCGAACGACGATGTCGCGGGGATGCTGCGCGACTCCTTGCGCGGCTTCCTCGACGAGCATTGGCGTCCGCGCGGCGCAGCGGCGTCGTCCTCGCCGGACGAGGTGTCGGCGATCTGGCGCAAGCTGGTCGGGCAGGGCGTCGCCGCGCTCGGTGCGGAGGGCGGCGAAGGCGGGCTCGCCGAGATTCTCGTCGTCATGGCGGAGCTTGGCCGCGCCGGGTGTCCGGCGCCGATGTGGTCCGCGGCGCTCGCCAATCTTGCGATCTCCGGATCGCAGGACGACGTCGTGGTGGATCTGCTGGAGCGGCCGCATTCCGGGAAGGCGATCGTCGCCTTCTCGTTCGGGGCGCTGGATCGCGATCCGGGGGCGGGCTCGGTGGAAGTCACGGACCGCAAGGCAACGGGCGTGCTCCGCTTCGTCGAGACTGCGGGAGCCGCCACGCATCTTCTAGTCGCGCTCGATCAGGCTCATCTTGCGCTGATCGATCTTGCCGGACCCGGTGTCGAGTGCGTCGCGACCCGCGCGATGGGGGCATGGGGGCTCTCCGAGGTCAGGCTGAACGCAGCGCCGCTCACGTGCATTCCGGTCGGGATGGTCGATCTGGACGATCTCCGCATCAAGGGCAAGGCGGCGTCGACCGCGCGCGCTTACGGCGCGGCGCGGCGTGCCTTTGAGCTGGCCGTGGACTACGCCAGGGAACGGCACCAGTTCGGACAACCGATCGGCAAGTTCCAGGCGATCCAGCACAAGCTGGCGAATTGCCTGATCGCGCTCGAAGGCGTCAGGCTGATCCTCGAGCATGCCGCCAGACTGCATGATGGCGGCGACGACGATTGGCGCTACTTCGCCGATTGCGCATCGGCGTTCTCCGGCAATGCGCTGCGGCAGGTCTCGCTGGAGACCCAGCATACATTCGGTGCGATCGGCTATGCCGAGGAGCACGAGGCGCCGATCCATTTCAAGCGCGTGCACCTCGATACGATCGCGCTCGGCGGCGCCTCGGATGCAAAGCAAAGGTTGGCCGCGCGACTGTTGGATGCGGGCGGCGCCGGGCTGCCGCAATATGACCTCGGGCCCGCCGGAAATGCGTTTCGCGAGCAGGTCCGGCTCTGGCTCGAACAAAACTGGACCGGAGACACGAAGCAGGCGTTCGACCAGAGGCCGTTCGCCAAGCGCGAGTTCGATGCGAGCTTCGCCCAAAGTATCGGCGAGACCGGATGGATCGGCCTCGGATGGCCGGAGCAGTTCGGCGGCCAGGCGCGCTCACCGCTGGAGCAGATCGCCTTCATGGAGACGATGGAGCGGGGCGAGGCACCACGGATCGGTGCGGCGATCCAGGCCAACGCGCTGATGATGTTCGGCACGGCAGAGCAGCAGCAGAAATATCTTCCGGAAATCCTGCGCGGCGAAGCCATGCACGGCATGGGTTATAGCGAGCCGCAGGCGGGCTCGGACCTCGCGGCGCTGCGCACCAGTGCGATCAGGGACGGCGAGCACTGGGTGATCAACGGCCAGAAGATCTGGACCACCACCTGGTGGGGCAAATACATGTTCCTCGCCGCGCGGACCGACAAGGATGCAAAGCCGCCGCACGCCGGCATCAGCATGTTCATCGTGCCGATGGATGCGCCGGGCATCACCATCCGTCCATCTGTCACCATGTATGACGGCACCTTTGCCAACATCTTCTACGACAATGTCCGGATCCCCGCCGAGAACCTTGTTGGCGAGGTCAATGGCGGCTGGAAGGTGCTGACCGGCGCGCTGGCCTTCGAGCGAGGGTTGGTCGGTGGCGGGATCGTCCTGAAGGTCGCACACGCCTTCGAGCAGCTGCGTTTGCATGTCATCGGCGATCCGTCTCTGGCCGATGACCCCCTCGTCCGCGACAGGATGGCGACCCTGGCATCGGAGATCGAGATCGGCCGTCTCTTGATGATGCATTGTGCCGAGCTCGCAGCCGACGGCATGACTCCGCCGGAGTATGGAGCGATCAGCAAGGTGTTCTCCGGAGAGCTGATGGAGCGTTTCGGAGAGGC